One region of Ammospiza caudacuta isolate bAmmCau1 chromosome 22, bAmmCau1.pri, whole genome shotgun sequence genomic DNA includes:
- the HTR6 gene encoding 5-hydroxytryptamine receptor 6 has translation MEGDLGAPNASVLGEHSLLVSSSWVAAFLCFIILLTTAGNFLLILLIVSQRSLRNTSNYFLVSLFMSDLMVGLVVMPPAMLNQLYGRWVLRGDFCSLWASFDVMCCSASILNLCLISLDRYLLITSPLRYKLRMTSCRALALVLAAWALAALASFLPIKMGWHELEFQVQPLNVTGGRGDEEQCRLRVSLPYALVASCLTFFLPSAAISFTYCRILLAARKQAVQVASLTSNVATADEATPQDLEHQMPLLLSRGQCWCQGELPTPACLWLQVPRAPSQPLASSESRRFTNKHSKKALKASLTLGILLGMFFVAWLPFFVTNVAQAVCDCVPAGFFDVLTWLGYCNSTMNPIIYPLFMRDFKRAMGKFLPCCRRPAEPRPSAISLSMRNSNSAARAATSLKNVLTLQAETDSMDSGAPGSEPRLPPAPRGPGARSVSLWDTEPPGTELSTPVA, from the exons ATGGAGGGGGACCTGGGGGCCCCCAATGCCAGCGTGCTGGGAGAGCACTCCCTGCTcgtgagcagcagctgggtggcCGCCTTCCTCTGCTTCATCATCCTGCTGACCACGGCGGGCaacttcctcctcatcctcctcatcgTCAGCCAGCGCTCCCTCCGCAACACCTCCAACTATTTCCTGGTGTCCCTGTTCATGTCGGACCTGATGGTGGGGCTGGTGGTGATGCCCCCGGCCATGCTCAACCAGCTCTACGGCCGCTGGGTGCTGCGGGGGGACTTCTGCTCCCTCTGGGCCTCCTTCGACGTCATGTGCTGCAGCGCCTCCATCCTCAACCTGTGCCTCATCAGCCTGGACAGGTACCTGCTGATCACGTCCCCGCTGCGCTACAAGCTGCGCATGACGTCCTGCCGGGCGCTGGCGCTCGTCCTGGCCGCCTGGGCCTTGGCCGCGCTGGCCTCCTTCCTGCCCATCAAGATGGGCTGGCACGAGCTGGAGTTCCAGGTGCAGCCCCTGAACGTCACGGGGGGCCGGGGGGACGAGGAGCAGTGCCGGCTGCGGGTCAGCCTGCCCTACGCCCTGGTGGCCTCCTGCCTCACCTTCTTCCTGCCCTCCGCCGCCATCTCCTTCACCTACTGCCGCATCCTGCTGGCGGCGCGCAAGCAGGCCGTGCAGGTGGCCTCCCTGACCTCCAACGTGGCCACTGCTGATGAGGCCACGCCACAG GATCTGGAGCACCAAATGCCACTTTTGTTGAGCAgagggcagtgctggtgccAGGGAGAGCTGCCCACCCCTGCCTGTCTCTGGCTGCAGGTCCCACGTGCCCCGAGCCAGCCCCTGGCCAGCAGTGAGAGCAGGAGGTTCACCAACAAGCACAGCAAGAAGGCTCTGAAGGCCAGCCTGACCCTGGGCATCCTCCTGGGCATGTTCTTCGTGGCTTGGCTGCCCTTCTTTGTCACCAACGTAGCTCAG gCAGTTTGTGACTGTGTCCCGGCCGGATTCTTCGATGTGCTCACCTGGCTGGGCTACTGCAACAGCACCATGAACCCCATCATCTACCCGCTCTTCATGAGGGACTTCAAGAGGGCCATGGGCaaattcctgccctgctgccggcgcCCGGCGGAGCCGCGGCCCAGCGCCATCTCCCTGTCCATGAGGAACTCCAACAGCGCGGCCCGCGCCGCCACCTCCCTCAAGAACGTGCTCACCCTGCAGGCGGAGACCGACTCCATGGACTCCGGGGCTCCGGGCAGCGAGCCCAGGCTGCCCCCGGCGCCGCGGGGCCCCGGCGCCCGCTCCGTCAGCCTCTGGGACACGGAGCCCCCGGGCACGGAGCTCAGCACCCCCGTGGCCTGA